From a single Fusarium fujikuroi IMI 58289 draft genome, chromosome FFUJ_chr03 genomic region:
- a CDS encoding probable 50S ribosomal protein L14 has translation MIQLKTMLNCIDNSGAALVECVLVVGQKRHARIGDRVVVVVQEQRGSSSGGMAGISAANKVKRGDIRHAVVVRTRYPTQRRDGSVVKFDDNACVLLNKSGDPVGSRINGAVGAELKRKKWSKILSMAPMQA, from the exons ATGATTCAATTAAAG ACAATGCTCAACTGCATCGACAACTCGGGCGCTGCCCTGGTCGAATGCGTCTTGGTCGTCGGCCAAAAACGACATGCTCGAATCG GTGACcgtgtcgtcgtcgtcgttcaGGAGCAGCGTGGTAGCTCCTCCGGTGGTATGGCCGGTATCTCTGCCGCCAACAAGGTCAAGCGAGGTGATATTCGTCACGCCGTCGTCGTCCGAACCCGATACCCTACACAACGCCGAGACGGCTCAGTCGTCAAGTTCGACGACAATGCTTGTGTGCTGCTGAACAAGTCTGGAGATCCCGTTGGCTCACGTATCAACGGTGCTGTTGGCGCTGAGCTGAAGCGCAAGAAATGGAGCAAGATTCTGTCAATGGCGCCTATGCAGGCATGA